The Kineothrix sp. MB12-C1 genome includes a window with the following:
- a CDS encoding flagellar protein encodes MDVRNCRKCNRLFNYVMGPVICPQCKELLEAKFQEVKKYIWEHKGCGIAEVAEECDVTPQQIRQWLKEERLEFSADSATGLECENCGVLIRSGRFCDKCKSGMVSHLQSAYKKEPVPEVPKTKEVKDANAKMRYLDR; translated from the coding sequence ATGGATGTACGCAATTGCAGAAAATGTAACAGACTCTTTAATTATGTAATGGGCCCGGTTATTTGTCCGCAATGTAAGGAATTGCTAGAGGCTAAGTTTCAAGAGGTGAAAAAATATATATGGGAACATAAAGGCTGTGGTATTGCCGAGGTCGCAGAAGAGTGTGATGTAACGCCACAGCAAATAAGGCAATGGCTGAAGGAAGAACGGCTTGAGTTTTCTGCAGATTCTGCAACGGGGCTGGAGTGTGAAAATTGTGGTGTATTAATTCGCAGCGGACGCTTCTGTGATAAATGTAAGTCAGGTATGGTGAGTCATCTGCAGTCTGCCTATAAGAAAGAGCCGGTGCCGGAAGTTCCCAAAACAAAGGAAGTAAAAGATGCCAACGCTAAAATGAGGTATCTTGATCGTTAG
- the cdaA gene encoding diadenylate cyclase CdaA, translating into MPSIRWTDVVEIIIISFLLYHILVWIKNTKAWSLLKGVVVIAIFLLIAAVFRMNTILWIAQNVVGIAATAIIVILQPELRRALEELGRKNIISSLFPFESGKPELGLFSDRTIQEIVKASVEMGKVKTGALIVVEQTQSLAEYERTGIEVDAVVSSQLLINIFEHNTPLHDGAVVVRGNRIVSATCYLPLSDNMELSKELGTRHRAAVGISEATDSMTIIVSEESGNISVAYDGALYRHLDGDSLKEKLSMIQNKPLEEKKRKLWKGRAKNEK; encoded by the coding sequence ATGCCCAGTATTAGATGGACAGATGTTGTGGAGATAATCATTATCTCCTTCTTGTTGTACCATATTTTGGTGTGGATAAAGAATACAAAGGCATGGTCCTTGTTGAAGGGCGTTGTAGTAATCGCCATATTTTTGCTAATAGCAGCCGTATTCAGAATGAATACCATTCTGTGGATTGCACAAAATGTAGTAGGGATAGCAGCGACTGCAATTATCGTTATTCTACAGCCGGAGCTGAGGAGAGCTTTGGAAGAACTCGGACGTAAAAATATTATTTCTTCTCTTTTCCCTTTCGAATCCGGGAAGCCGGAGCTCGGACTTTTTTCAGACCGCACAATTCAAGAGATTGTAAAAGCATCTGTAGAGATGGGAAAGGTGAAGACCGGAGCACTTATTGTAGTGGAACAGACACAGTCTCTTGCCGAATATGAAAGAACGGGAATAGAGGTAGATGCCGTTGTTTCCAGCCAATTATTGATTAATATTTTTGAACATAATACACCGCTCCATGACGGTGCTGTTGTTGTACGTGGTAACCGTATTGTTTCGGCCACCTGTTACTTACCTCTATCCGATAATATGGAACTGAGTAAAGAATTAGGAACCAGACATAGGGCAGCGGTAGGTATCTCCGAGGCGACAGATTCCATGACCATTATTGTTTCAGAGGAAAGCGGGAATATTAGTGTAGCCTATGACGGAGCATTGTACCGCCATCTGGATGGAGACAGTCTGAAAGAAAAGTTATCGATGATTCAGAATAAGCCTTTGGAAGAAAAGAAGCGTAAGCTTTGGAAGGGAAGGGCAAAAAATGAAAAATAA
- a CDS encoding ComF family protein produces the protein MIVYLWRKLLDLIFPRRCPICDEVVGGTRQLICEGCKGVVTYVTGAVCMKCGKKLAAEEDEYCYDCAKRPHYYKSGTAPFEYKSVSSAIYRFKYKGRQEYADFFGEELAKHLKGYLREWKPDALVPVPIHASRRNKRGYNQAEVLARRLSEHTGIPMRTDIIKREKKTAPQKNLNVKERQNNLKKAFKIHRNDVELNTIVIIDDIYTTGSTIDAVALKLRKAGVANIYYAALSIGKGL, from the coding sequence ATGATTGTTTACTTATGGAGGAAGCTTCTTGATTTGATTTTTCCAAGAAGGTGTCCGATTTGCGATGAAGTTGTCGGTGGGACGAGACAATTAATTTGTGAAGGATGCAAAGGTGTGGTTACGTATGTTACAGGGGCAGTTTGTATGAAGTGCGGCAAGAAGCTTGCAGCAGAGGAAGATGAGTATTGTTATGATTGTGCGAAGAGGCCGCATTATTATAAGAGTGGTACAGCTCCTTTTGAATATAAAAGTGTGTCATCGGCTATTTATCGGTTCAAGTATAAGGGAAGACAGGAGTATGCCGACTTTTTCGGCGAGGAGCTGGCGAAGCATTTGAAAGGATATCTTAGGGAGTGGAAGCCTGATGCTCTCGTTCCGGTCCCCATCCATGCATCGAGAAGGAACAAGAGAGGATATAATCAGGCGGAGGTATTAGCGAGAAGGCTAAGCGAGCATACCGGTATTCCCATGCGGACAGATATTATAAAAAGGGAGAAAAAAACGGCTCCGCAAAAGAATCTGAACGTTAAGGAACGGCAAAATAATTTGAAAAAAGCTTTTAAAATCCATAGAAATGATGTAGAATTAAATACGATTGTAATTATTGATGATATATATACAACGGGGAGTACCATTGATGCGGTTGCACTCAAGCTTCGCAAAGCGGGAGTTGCAAATATTTATTATGCTGCTTTATCTATTGGTAAAGGACTATGA